In a single window of the Saccharothrix australiensis genome:
- a CDS encoding 4-hydroxybenzoate 3-monooxygenase, whose amino-acid sequence MRTQVAIVGAGPAGLLLSHLLALRGIESVVVESRSRAYVEARIRAGVLEQDTVDLLVAAGLGDRLAEQGLRHDGIHLQWPGERHRVDFRALTGRSVWIYGQTEVVKDLLAARADAVHFEVSRTALHDVDTTRPKLSFVAADGVAHVVEADVVVGADGFHGVSRPTVPAPLRRTWERDYPYGWLGVLAEVPPSTDELIYAWHPNGFAMHSMRSPSLSRLYLQVDRGERVEDWSDDRVWDELRTRLGLDGWALADGPILDKGITPMRSFVSTPMRHGRLFLVGDAAHIVPPTGAKGLNLAVADVAVLTEALGAFFAEGRADLLDSYEERALRRVWRCTHFSWWMTSMLHTSGDDLDRQLQLAQLRYVCSSEAAATSLAENYVGLPHELAARAG is encoded by the coding sequence ATGCGCACACAGGTCGCCATCGTCGGTGCCGGTCCCGCCGGTTTGCTGCTGTCCCACCTGCTCGCCCTGCGCGGCATCGAGTCCGTCGTCGTGGAGAGCCGGTCCCGCGCGTACGTCGAGGCCCGCATCCGGGCCGGCGTGCTGGAGCAGGACACGGTGGACCTGCTGGTCGCCGCCGGCCTCGGCGACCGGCTCGCCGAGCAGGGGCTCCGGCACGACGGCATCCACCTCCAGTGGCCCGGCGAGCGGCACCGCGTCGACTTCCGGGCGCTCACCGGCCGGTCGGTGTGGATCTACGGCCAGACCGAGGTCGTGAAGGACCTGCTCGCCGCGCGGGCCGACGCCGTGCACTTCGAGGTGTCGCGGACGGCGCTGCACGACGTCGACACCACACGGCCGAAGCTGTCCTTCGTCGCCGCTGACGGCGTCGCGCACGTGGTGGAGGCCGACGTCGTGGTCGGCGCGGACGGGTTCCACGGCGTCAGCCGGCCCACCGTCCCCGCGCCGCTGCGCCGCACCTGGGAGCGCGACTACCCCTACGGCTGGCTGGGCGTGCTCGCCGAGGTACCGCCGTCCACCGACGAGCTGATCTACGCCTGGCACCCGAACGGGTTCGCCATGCACAGCATGAGGTCGCCCAGCCTGAGCCGGCTCTACCTCCAGGTGGACCGCGGCGAACGCGTCGAGGACTGGTCGGACGACCGGGTCTGGGACGAGCTGCGCACCCGCCTGGGCCTGGACGGGTGGGCGCTCGCCGACGGGCCGATCCTGGACAAGGGCATCACGCCGATGCGGAGCTTCGTCAGCACGCCCATGAGGCACGGCCGGCTGTTCCTGGTCGGCGACGCCGCGCACATCGTGCCGCCGACGGGCGCGAAGGGCCTCAACCTCGCCGTGGCGGACGTCGCCGTGCTCACCGAGGCGTTGGGCGCGTTCTTCGCCGAGGGGCGGGCCGACCTGCTCGACAGCTACGAGGAGCGGGCGTTGCGGCGGGTCTGGCGGTGCACGCACTTCTCGTGGTGGATGACGTCCATGCTGCACACCTCCGGCGACGACCTGGACCGGCAGTTGCAGCTGGCCCAGCTCCGCTACGTGTGCTCGTCGGAGGCCGCCGCGACCAGCCTGGCGGAGAACTACGTCGGCCTGCCGCAC
- a CDS encoding siderophore-interacting protein: MPLLHVTAVHHVTPGVVRVRFTGDGLDDFPTWPDQQLKLLFPRDGHPVPDLRATPDDRYGMSWYQAYQAIPEPERPWMRSYTVRAHHPDRQEIDVDFVLHPDAGPATRWAASARPGDTLGRYGPSAAYHKPLGDFDWLLLAGDETAVPAIASHLAALPRGARAVVRVEVRDAAEEQPLDTDAEVDLRWVHRGGTPAGRGTALLDAVRATEFPAGSPVAWLAGEAGVVRSLRRHLVDDRGLDKRRIDFTGYWRLALTQDDAPTDEDLAEAQERVAE; the protein is encoded by the coding sequence GTGCCCCTCCTGCACGTCACCGCCGTCCACCACGTCACACCCGGCGTGGTGCGCGTCCGCTTCACCGGCGACGGCCTCGACGACTTCCCCACCTGGCCCGACCAGCAGCTCAAACTGCTGTTCCCGCGCGACGGCCACCCCGTGCCCGACCTGCGCGCCACCCCCGACGACCGGTACGGCATGAGCTGGTACCAGGCGTACCAGGCCATCCCCGAACCCGAACGCCCCTGGATGCGCAGCTATACCGTCCGCGCGCACCACCCCGACCGGCAGGAGATCGACGTCGACTTCGTGCTGCACCCCGACGCCGGCCCCGCCACCCGCTGGGCCGCGTCCGCCCGACCCGGCGACACCCTCGGCCGCTACGGGCCGTCCGCCGCCTACCACAAGCCGCTCGGCGACTTCGACTGGCTGCTCCTCGCCGGCGACGAGACCGCCGTGCCCGCCATCGCCAGCCACCTCGCCGCACTGCCGCGCGGCGCGCGGGCCGTCGTCCGCGTCGAGGTCCGCGACGCTGCGGAGGAGCAGCCGCTCGACACCGACGCCGAGGTCGACCTGCGCTGGGTGCACCGGGGCGGCACACCGGCCGGCCGGGGGACGGCCCTGCTCGACGCCGTCCGCGCGACGGAGTTCCCCGCCGGCTCCCCGGTCGCCTGGCTCGCCGGCGAGGCGGGTGTCGTCCGGTCGCTGCGCAGGCACCTCGTCGACGACCGCGGCCTGGACAAGCGGCGGATCGACTTCACCGGCTACTGGCGGCTCGCCCTCACCCAGGACGACGCGCCGACCGACGAAGACCTCGCGGAAGCGCAGGAACGCGTCGCGGAGTGA
- a CDS encoding IclR family transcriptional regulator, with protein sequence MAGRSTQPGRGVVAKALDVLDAFDGARDGLALTELSRRAGLPLSTTRRLAADLVEHRVLERLPDRRYAVGRRLWRLGLLARVQGDLRDVALPFLQDLYDATRENVHLAVRDGDAALYVERLHGRTSVPLVSRAGGRLPLHATGVGKVLLAHAPQDVVSAAVAHATKATPYTITEPGRLLRELAEVRRRGYARTVQEMTLGTCSVAVPVVDGDGAVVASIGVVTATRREPTRHLAPLRVAAGGISRALHHPLA encoded by the coding sequence ATGGCGGGACGATCGACGCAGCCCGGCCGCGGTGTCGTGGCGAAGGCCCTCGACGTGCTCGACGCGTTCGACGGCGCGAGGGACGGCCTCGCGCTCACCGAGCTGTCCCGGCGCGCCGGCCTGCCGCTGTCCACGACCCGCCGGCTCGCCGCCGACCTGGTCGAGCACCGGGTGCTCGAACGCCTGCCCGACCGCCGGTACGCCGTCGGGCGGCGGCTGTGGCGGCTCGGGCTGCTGGCCCGCGTGCAGGGCGACCTGCGCGACGTCGCGCTGCCCTTCCTCCAGGACCTGTACGACGCGACCCGCGAGAACGTGCACCTGGCGGTGCGCGACGGCGACGCCGCGCTGTACGTCGAGCGCCTGCACGGCCGCACCTCCGTACCGCTGGTCAGCCGGGCGGGCGGCCGGCTGCCGCTGCACGCGACCGGGGTCGGCAAGGTGCTCCTCGCCCACGCGCCGCAGGACGTGGTGTCGGCGGCCGTGGCCCACGCGACGAAGGCGACGCCCTACACCATCACCGAGCCGGGCCGGCTGCTGCGGGAGCTGGCCGAGGTGCGGCGGCGCGGGTACGCCCGGACGGTGCAGGAGATGACCCTCGGCACCTGCTCGGTGGCCGTGCCGGTGGTGGACGGCGACGGCGCGGTCGTGGCGTCCATCGGCGTGGTGACGGCGACCCGCCGGGAGCCGACGCGCCACCTCGCGCCGCTGCGGGTGGCGGCGGGCGGCATCTCCCGCGCGCTGCACCACCCCCTGGCCTGA